The nucleotide sequence CCTGAGCGAGCCCAGAGAAAACTCTTACAAGAGCAACATGTATCTGAAAGCCTGCGCTGAGTTCCAGCGCGCGAGCAGAGACATTCGTGCTcagcacattatattccgcgcgtgagcagagagattcgcactcgccCACACTATATTCCGCGCTCGAGCAGAGAGATTCACGCTCGCGCATCATATTAATGTACTTTTCGCACTACAATTATGCGCTCTCAacatttgacagggaaataacGCCATAGGGCTGATGATGTAATATTTTCACGGATTCGCCGTAGAGACTAAATGCAAAAGCGGCGTTTTCAAATATATCCAcactgggacccggtttcaaaacattggtttcactcttccaaaacgcCAGATCCGTGCGAACGAAAATGCTAAAAATCAGCTAAAAAATTTGTGCAccgaaaataaaaaaatctcggACACCCTATCAAACGTCATTGGATAGTGcaggaaggaagaggaagaggaggatgaggcgCATCATGACAGACctttaaagaataataaagatattttttttctgttcagttttttgtcttatttttgttcttgtactatttgattgttcttgtaaatacataatgtacatttctatatttttgacttttatttttgttgcctagcagctatggattttaattttactattataggtgaacatatacatatatatatatatatatatatatatatatatatatatatatatatatatatatatatatatatatatatatatatacacgtgcatatatgtacctatataggtatatgtatgcacatatatatatatatatatatatatatatatatatatatatatatatatatatatatatatatgtgtgtgtgtgtgtgtgtgtgtgtgtgtacatttatgtgtatatatgtgtgtgtacatatatctacatatgtgtaaatatatgtgtaaatatgtgtgcatatatgtacatataatatatatatatatatatatatatatatatatgcgtgtgtgtgtgtgtgtgtgtgtgcatatatgtacatataatttaGGAAAACGgtcaattttatatatgtaacatatattaaaaacctatatcaaaacctagATTGAAACATATGTTTATATAGCTTTTTTTCCATGTGGGCTATCCCTGGCACAGATGTTTAATACGTTGAAGAcattagattttacattttaatgcacaCACTCATATCAGGAGAACTGTTCCTGAAACATAACGCTTTTAGAGAAACTCTGAAGTGAGTCGGAGATGAGAAACCTTTCAGATACTTGATAAATGAACAACAAGCGAGCTGAAGACTGTCCAGAAGCGACCAGAAGAGCGAATGGAACGCAGCGCTTCTACGTCAGAATGGGCGTGACCATATAAAGCGCTTGTTCTTCCGGGCCGGTCAGCCGCTGCTCTTATTCGTGCAGAAATAGGTAACTATGTTTGTTTGATGGTAGCATTTGTTATAATCACGATACGCATTCGGAACGCATCATATTTGACGCTATATCTCGGCCGCGAGAACCGGGACGGATGTATCGCTCAAACTGACAGTTCGCAAAACGTAAACAGCTCGATATTCGCAAACGAGCTGTTCGTTAAATCACTCAGCACGGGACCGTTTAGAAGTAACGGTGAGAACATTACTGTTACATATGTTACCGGTCATTAATCTGGTACTTGACAGTATCATATTGTCCGCGACTATTTGTAGTGATGTTGTTATCAGTGTTTTGAGAACAAAAGCAGCAGCGATGTCTATGGCCTGTCATAGATATCAACGGTCTTGGGActgaaatatgcaaaaataaagaGTTTATTGAAAATAACAGTGATCCAGAATCCTGCTGCATGACACCTAAGATACTGAAAGACAAAGAGGTTGTTTTTTCTTGATTCTTTATCAATAAAGAAACTAAGCTCACAAAATAGACACTCCATCAAATAATATTATTACAGATAAATGACATGTAGAGCAGTTATTTAGAAGATTTGAACATATACTGTCAGGATGCATGACTTAACTCGTCTATTTGATggctaaacattatttttttggaCCTTTTGCTCATTTGCAATACATATATAGGccgtttcctatcagatgtcaaatatacGTTTATGAGACTAAATTGTTACGTTTGGCATACATTTGGCAATTAGCATAAgtgtaaacaatataaatatgtttaactACATTAACAGGCATTCATTTGATACTTAACATGAATATTGTCTGTGACAAGCCATGTTAACAGTGTTTTGAGAACCACAAGCAGCAGCAATGTCTATGGGCTGTCATAGATATCCATGTGCTTGGGACTGAAATATGCTAAAGTAAGAGTTTATTGAAGAGAACAGAGAGAACATGATCCAGAATCCTGCCGTATGAAACCTAAGATACTGAAAGACAaagaggttggtgtttattcttgATTCTTCATTGAAAAGAAACTTAGGTTACAGCATACATTATCAAGTAATACATGACAAAGTGACCTTGTACAGCAGTTATGCTACATGAATCAATGTTTGGAAAAGTAGAGGTGATGTAAAGTTTGATATTTGTGACaccggaccacaaaaccagtcataagcagCACGGGTGTATTTGTAGGAAACGCAAACATTATAAATTTTGCccatattgagtaaagatcatgttccattcagatattttgttaatttcctactataaatataccaaaacttaatttttgattagtaatatgcaatgcattgctaagaacttaatttggacaactttaaaggtgattttctcaatatttagatttctttgcaccctcagattccagattttcaaatagctgtatatcctaacaaatcatacatcagtGGAAGGCTTATTAATTCAGTTTTCGGATTATCTATAAATCCCTCACTGCTGGTTGTGTGGTCTGGGGGTCACATTTGAGTGTGGAGTTTTTTGGGTTTCACGTATTTTATTTTCCCCTCCCAGATTTACCAACTTTTTATTATGTTCATCCAGGTGTGATGGAGGTGAAGGAGGAAAGTAGAAACCTAAATGAGGTGGAGGAGCGACATCCTCACTCCGTCACTGACGAAACATCCCTGATTCTCGCACAGAAAACGATCAAAATCAAGAAGTCTTACATCTGCCCTCAGTGCGGAAAAAGTTTTGCAGGTAAATCACGGCTCGAGCGCCACATAAGAATTCACACCGGAGAAAAACCGTTTGCGTGTTTTGTGTGCGCGAAGAGTTTCGCGTGCAAAGAAAGACTCGACAGGCATGTGAAAATCCACtccggagagaagcctttcacttGTGAATGGTGCGGAAAGCGTTTGGCGTGTAAAACGAGACTCAAGAGGCACGTGATTACCCACACTGGAAAAAAGCCTTACACGTGCTTGCATTGCGAAAGGAGCTTCACGACGAACACAAACCTGCAGCGCCATGTCAAGCTCCACACTGGAGAAAGACCACACACTTGCCAagagtgtggaaagagcttcataCGCAAGGAAAAGCTCAGGTTTCACATGaccatccacactggagagcggCCTTACAGTTGCGAACAATGCGGGAAGAGTTTCCGACACATCAACGGTCTCAAAGATCACCAGCTCTCTCATGCCGCCGAGAGGTCTTTTAACTGTGATCAATGCGGTAAGGATTTTATTACCGCGTCTGCTCTGAAGAGACACTTGAGAGTTCATTCAGGTGAGAAGCCTTTCCTGTGTTCTCTGTGTGGGAAGAGTTTTGCACGTGTGGACTGCTTTAAAAGGCATCAGGAGGTCCATAGTGGTGTGAAGGATCACGTGTGCTCTGAGTGCGGGAAGGCTTTTATCACGTCCGACCAGCTCAAGCAGCaccagaggattcacactggagagaaaccctaCAAGTGCTCACTTTGTGGGAAGAGTTTCGCTCAGTCGCCGCACCTGAAAGCACACGAGAGGAGCCACAGCACTGACGGCCATCTGGTAATAAGCGATCAGATCATCTACTGATTCAAGTGGACAATGCATGATCCAAAGGTATCTTGAGAATCTGAATCCCAAAAGGAGAAAATAAACCATTCTATCACTAGGTCTATACTATGTGTTTGTCTTCATTAAAAACACATGGACAGATGTCAAAATATTTAACCATTGTATTTGTAGTagaactgtggttatacaaatggtaatcaatgtaaaaaaaaataaaaaatacatggtTACTACAATTTTACTACAATGAAACCAAGGTTATTTTTTCATAAGGGTTGTGAAAATTTGATGAATTATGAATGTTTTGATAATTACTACTGAATTATGGAAACAAATGGTAATCTCTTATAAACTTGccactgttttttttatattatttattacattttctgacaaaaataaatacataaaaaagtcaTGCAGTATTTGTTTTATGTCGTGCTGACACATGGGAGCGAACTTGAAGAAAGAAAGTTGGTGAGAGGGGGAGAAACTTCAAAACTTTAAACCAGCtccacgtgttttttttttttttttttgttatttatttatttatttattttttattattatttcaaatcaatacacaatacatttCAGTTACACTTTTCTGACTCTCCAGAATGCATTTTATCAAGTTTTCTGCATTGAGTTTTATTTTCTACTCCAGTAGGTGGCGGAAACGACTTTTGGTCTGTTTTGTGTCCCGCCATGAAGCGTAGAAGAAGATGATGCTAGAGGAGCTGCGAGGATGATGTAGGTTTCATTtcgatgtttctttttttttttggtggcgtCAGATTCCAGTGTAAACAAAGATGCGcgaaatgtttattatatatataattataaaaagacgtattttatttttctatatggaaatcatgtaacatttattttaaagtttcgTACTAACAAACGGTTATTTCTTAGTTAAATgtacagggctctcaagttttgaactgagttcagagtgagattttgcccgcggtcgcgatggcggcaggggtttgatggggacgggtgtctgatctcataaatgacacatattcttacaaataaaataatatttatttaattcagcatttatttgtgtgtgagagagagagagagagagaaaaaatggtcagtgctgtttatagtaggtgttggtagctggttttgaggccaggggttggtggctcccatttgaatcactgtggttccaggccagccatttttcacagttccatcaagtgctaaactgttcctggtttaggtcttgtttaatcccaccatggagaaaaccctctcagcataggtatttgaatgagcaagcactaacactaatgcagctattttagaaagcctccctgcttatgtccctcacaccttgatggacacaggagttatcttgtctgcagactaagcaccagtaaaaagagctggtggttcccattgtgatgaatggtgatcgggttgaccactccttcttaaaggaacacctacaggtggctgctctacataaccctctctttttccctgtttccagtgggttctccactgtttcctctatggtcctccacagtctcttccatgcacccatcctcttctggcaccctaactccctcccctactgtattctccacagcctcctcctctgacctagccacctttttagggagctgggcccgcattcataaagattctaagaatcctctcagaaaactcttaatttagcttaaaaacttttacgtaggagtcttagcttaaaagcgattcgggaccgatctgagagcaactctgagtaaggaaaagacaaaaacgtttatcttagtgaggaggcggggttgaaccggttgctatgtatgacacaatcttttgaagactctgattggctggttgtccaagaaggaaaaaaaagagtgattttaagtatagggtctattctaatcctcactttaaatttacatgcgtaatttttcctatttgaccgttctctctctctctctctctcacacacacacacacacacacacacacacacacacattatatgtgtgtatatgaattctatttttttattaaccatgcttttaatttcctataaggtatttgattggcttagaatgataaaaattgttccactctttccaattacagtgattgctgtcctatttaagtggcggtttgagtgttggttttaatgtatcaaacatggaatcaaagccaagaagagcgagaaagccaaactggacagaggaacagtgtttactgttagcccagttagtggatgaacacaaggccattcttaaaggaaaatgtgGGCCGAGTGtcacagcaaggcacaagaagcagacatgggagcgtatagcacaaactattaacgttTCATTctccctgcttgtgcgcacctataaacctgctatattcataaatgcagttttttgagcttgcaaggtgggaatgtccagtggaaacgaaatgaactgcgacacaataagatgttctgaaagtgctgtaattgtttgtgtgatcactctgcttacagaaggttgtgacagacccaaatcatcactattgcattgttgcatgttcccagttgccaaatattgtaatgtagtgattactttaatttatatattaaattatattatattaaattattatataatctataccgtcttattaactcattgtcatccattgtctgcaacacatttcttctgtctcttcgtctttctgccattttctcctctgctaaagaaactcttaagcctcttaaaagtcctcgtctgtgctcataacaaattttaccttaagacctcttttaagggataagatgctttctgaattacttttttctttactaggatttttttctttaattttaaaagtaaacgcccacatttctaagaattttcttagaattttgtcactaggaactactttttgcattaagattctttatgaatacgggcccagatcttttagaacaaagcatgaaagattgctcctttgcctcttccctgacatctttgaaatagacgaatgcaataatcaatattatacattggataaaatataatgaaatagcctaggcaaaacgttttgaaaatggggaccaggatgaggtgcagtaaaaataaaaggaaataatttgtttttttttttttaactattatggatactgccatacaagtattatggataggcctattatagaagtctcttatataaaactgtcagagtagccccgcatcctcttcaacgtgtaactttggcaataaaaaaataatagtgggctaataataggcacaaaagctacggccgaccacgtataatggccaaaattgcgtgcgtgtcggggtcataataaccatcagaccaaaacatatcttagactgtttttaaaaaatgttaaattaatatattgataaaaaaaaaacatatagtgaaaatctgtgtcattgtcttgacaagtctgtaaccgtaacgttacctacttcagcgagcgtctggatctgtgttgcacacgagcctgtaaaaatcttacccggatacagcaatgctattttctgattggctgatcggtagctatattttttttattcgattagcaggtgcgtgtcagggccttcggggaactcacttgattcctctacgttacctgtttcactgtttaaaaaaatagcgccgcaacttggtgggcgttgtcctcgtaatgtctctgcgtgagaaatacaaggtgtggcgtgtgagcgtgtgaacgggttgaaatgcgtgagtctcacgcccaatgcgtgagacttgagagccctgaatgtatatagtaaattaataaaaccgtatatatttaagttaaaaaTTGATGACTAATGgaagtaaattatatttataatgattACAGACGTCTAGTGAGAGATAGCACAAATATGgatgattttcaaataattatcaagGGTGGTTTAGTTGAGGTAATTTCCAGTGTTTCGCGCGCTCTTTATTTGAAAACGGCAGTAACGGTCGATCAGTTGAACGTAACGAGGTCAGTATTAACCTAATCAATTTCCCGAAGTACAGATGAAGCTTTTGTTTTGAGAATGacataaattaaagtaaaaataacataattttgataGATTCCACGAGTTCATTCAGTAAAAGTCAGACTGATTCCAAACAACAACAATGAGTTGTAATGTTGTTTACATAAATTTCCTAATCTATATGTTAATCAGGGTGCAGATAAATGTAAGATTAAGAATGTATTATACAtaatgtgagtaaaaaaaaaacaacaatgtattttttatttttttgctctgcACAGTGATAACAATCACATTTTCAGTGACGTTCCACTAAAAACAATTCAACAATTAATGCTGGAACATTGAAGATGAGCATCCAGTCCACCAGGAAGAAGTGAAATCTGTAAAGCCAGAGTTTATTGAAGGACAGAGAGAACATGAGTCATCTAGAACCCTGCAgaatcaaacacactgaagaacaaacaggttggtgtttattcttgAACCTTCAGTGATGAGACTGAAAAACATTCAGGTCACAAAAGCTGCATGCAGTTCATTGGATTTAGTTGGCGTAGTTAAAATCAAAAGAGCTttgaaataacataataaaaccAGCAAATAATACCACATTTAGAAGTTAGAAAACCATAGGTTTCTGCTGTCAGGCCATTTAACTGCGATCAATGCGGTAAAACTTTTCTTTTATCATCCAT is from Carassius gibelio isolate Cgi1373 ecotype wild population from Czech Republic chromosome B22, carGib1.2-hapl.c, whole genome shotgun sequence and encodes:
- the zgc:101130 gene encoding gastrula zinc finger protein XlCGF8.2DB isoform X1; its protein translation is MVAFVIITIRIRNASYLTLYLGRENRDGCIAQTDSSQNVNSSIFANELFVKSLSTGPFRSNGVMEVKEESRNLNEVEERHPHSVTDETSLILAQKTIKIKKSYICPQCGKSFAGKSRLERHIRIHTGEKPFACFVCAKSFACKERLDRHVKIHSGEKPFTCEWCGKRLACKTRLKRHVITHTGKKPYTCLHCERSFTTNTNLQRHVKLHTGERPHTCQECGKSFIRKEKLRFHMTIHTGERPYSCEQCGKSFRHINGLKDHQLSHAAERSFNCDQCGKDFITASALKRHLRVHSGEKPFLCSLCGKSFARVDCFKRHQEVHSGVKDHVCSECGKAFITSDQLKQHQRIHTGEKPYKCSLCGKSFAQSPHLKAHERSHSTDGHLVISDQIIY
- the zgc:101130 gene encoding gastrula zinc finger protein XlCGF8.2DB isoform X2, which codes for MEVKEESRNLNEVEERHPHSVTDETSLILAQKTIKIKKSYICPQCGKSFAGKSRLERHIRIHTGEKPFACFVCAKSFACKERLDRHVKIHSGEKPFTCEWCGKRLACKTRLKRHVITHTGKKPYTCLHCERSFTTNTNLQRHVKLHTGERPHTCQECGKSFIRKEKLRFHMTIHTGERPYSCEQCGKSFRHINGLKDHQLSHAAERSFNCDQCGKDFITASALKRHLRVHSGEKPFLCSLCGKSFARVDCFKRHQEVHSGVKDHVCSECGKAFITSDQLKQHQRIHTGEKPYKCSLCGKSFAQSPHLKAHERSHSTDGHLVISDQIIY